In Nicotiana tabacum cultivar K326 chromosome 17, ASM71507v2, whole genome shotgun sequence, one DNA window encodes the following:
- the LOC107770468 gene encoding G-box-binding factor 1 isoform X2 yields MGAGEESTPAKPSKATSAQETQATPSYPDWSSSMQAYYGAGAAPPFFSPTVASPTPHPYMWGGQHPLMPPYGAPVPYPALYPPAGVYAHPNIPMTPNPLQANRESDSKATDPKDQSTSKKLKGYTGGKAGESGKATSGSGNDGATRSAESGSEGSSDANDENDNHEFSANKSRNFDLMLANGNPIAMPATNLNIGMDLWNASSAGPGMIKMRSNQSGITPAPGIGREWIQDERELKRQKRKQSNRESARRSRLRKQAECEELQQRVETLSNENHALKEEMRKLSEECEKLTSENNSIKEELTRLCGPEAVSKLESNANATHLQSNVEEANS; encoded by the exons ATGGGTGCTGGGGAAGAAAGCACCCCTGCAAAGCCTTCAAAAGCTACTTCAGCTCAG GAGACACAAGCTACACCTTCATATCCTGATTGGTCAAGTTCTATGCAG GCTTATTATGGTGCTGGAGCTGCACCTCCCTTCTTTTCCCCAACTGTTGCTAGTCCTACTCCCCATCCATACATGTGGGGAGGCCAG CATCCACTTATGCCTCCTTATGGTGCTCCAGTCCCATATCCAGCTTTATATCCTCCTGCTGGAGTTTATGCTCATCCTAATATTCCCATG ACTCCAAACCCACTGCAGGCAAATCGAGAATCAGATAGTAAGGCAACTGATCCCAAGGACCAGAGTACAAGCAAAAAATTAAAGGGATATACAGGTGGCAAGGCAGGAGAAAGTGGAAAAGCGACTTCAGGTTCTGGAAATGACGGTGCCACAAGGAG TGCTGAAAGCGGAAGTGAAGGTTCATCAGATGCAAATGATGAAAATGATAACCAT GAATTTTCTGCAAACAAGAGTAGAAACTTTGATCTAATGCTTGCAAATG GGAATCCGATTGCTATGCCTGCAACTAATCTGAATATCGGGATGGATTTGTGGAATGCATCGTCTGCCGGTCCTGGAATGATTAAAATGCGATCAAATCAATCTGGTATCACACCAGCTCCTGGGATAGGACGTGAATGGATTCAG GATGAACGTGAACTTAAAAGGCAAAAGAGAAAGCAATCTAATCGAGAATCAGCTAGGAGGTCAAGATTACGCAAACAG GCTGAGTGTGAAGAGCTACAACAGAGGGTAGAGACATTGAGCAATGAGAATCATGCACTCAAAGAGGAGATGCGAAAGCTCTCTGAGGAATGTGAGAAGCTTACCTCGGAGAATAATTCGATAAAG GAAGAGTTGACGAGGTTGTGTGGGCCAGAGGCGGTGTCCAAGCTAGAGAGTAATGCCAATGCCACGCATCTTCAGTCCAATGTTGAGGAAGCTAACAGTTAA
- the LOC107770468 gene encoding G-box-binding factor 1 isoform X1, which yields MGAGEESTPAKPSKATSAQETQATPSYPDWSSSMQAYYGAGAAPPFFSPTVASPTPHPYMWGGQHPLMPPYGAPVPYPALYPPAGVYAHPNIPMTPNPLQANRESDSKATDPKDQSTSKKLKGYTGGKAGESGKATSGSGNDGATRSAESGSEGSSDANDENDNHEFSANKSRNFDLMLANGASSQNNPATGNPIAMPATNLNIGMDLWNASSAGPGMIKMRSNQSGITPAPGIGREWIQDERELKRQKRKQSNRESARRSRLRKQAECEELQQRVETLSNENHALKEEMRKLSEECEKLTSENNSIKEELTRLCGPEAVSKLESNANATHLQSNVEEANS from the exons ATGGGTGCTGGGGAAGAAAGCACCCCTGCAAAGCCTTCAAAAGCTACTTCAGCTCAG GAGACACAAGCTACACCTTCATATCCTGATTGGTCAAGTTCTATGCAG GCTTATTATGGTGCTGGAGCTGCACCTCCCTTCTTTTCCCCAACTGTTGCTAGTCCTACTCCCCATCCATACATGTGGGGAGGCCAG CATCCACTTATGCCTCCTTATGGTGCTCCAGTCCCATATCCAGCTTTATATCCTCCTGCTGGAGTTTATGCTCATCCTAATATTCCCATG ACTCCAAACCCACTGCAGGCAAATCGAGAATCAGATAGTAAGGCAACTGATCCCAAGGACCAGAGTACAAGCAAAAAATTAAAGGGATATACAGGTGGCAAGGCAGGAGAAAGTGGAAAAGCGACTTCAGGTTCTGGAAATGACGGTGCCACAAGGAG TGCTGAAAGCGGAAGTGAAGGTTCATCAGATGCAAATGATGAAAATGATAACCAT GAATTTTCTGCAAACAAGAGTAGAAACTTTGATCTAATGCTTGCAAATG GAGCCAGTTCTCAGAACAATCCTGCAACAGGGAATCCGATTGCTATGCCTGCAACTAATCTGAATATCGGGATGGATTTGTGGAATGCATCGTCTGCCGGTCCTGGAATGATTAAAATGCGATCAAATCAATCTGGTATCACACCAGCTCCTGGGATAGGACGTGAATGGATTCAG GATGAACGTGAACTTAAAAGGCAAAAGAGAAAGCAATCTAATCGAGAATCAGCTAGGAGGTCAAGATTACGCAAACAG GCTGAGTGTGAAGAGCTACAACAGAGGGTAGAGACATTGAGCAATGAGAATCATGCACTCAAAGAGGAGATGCGAAAGCTCTCTGAGGAATGTGAGAAGCTTACCTCGGAGAATAATTCGATAAAG GAAGAGTTGACGAGGTTGTGTGGGCCAGAGGCGGTGTCCAAGCTAGAGAGTAATGCCAATGCCACGCATCTTCAGTCCAATGTTGAGGAAGCTAACAGTTAA
- the LOC107790528 gene encoding splicing factor U2af large subunit B codes for MPDYEGNGEDIDNYAGGSSLPPKSRSSHGPTPDDYSDSKSQHSSRENEKDRDSSRSREKDRVRGRDKDLDMDRDRGRDRDRGRDRDREREKDRDRHHRDRHRDRSDRREKERTRDRDDDDRHRTRDYDQQREHDKDRESRHRHRSRSRGRSVHRSRSRSRSRSKSKRISGFDMAPPTSAMLPGITAAAGQVPGTNPPIPGMFPNMFPLASGQFGALPVMPIQAMTQQATRHARRVYVGGLPAHANEQSVATFFSHVMSAIGGNTAGPGDAVVNVYINYEKKFAFVEMRSVEEASNAMALDGIIFEGAPCKVRRPSDYNPSLAATLGPSQPNPNLNLAAVGLSPGSAGGLEGPDRIFVGGLPYYFTEAQIRELLESFGPLRGFDLVKDRETGNSKGYAFCVYQDVSVTDIACAALNGIKMGDKTLTVRRANQGTTQPKPEQESVLLHAQQQIALQRLMLQPATLATKVLSLTEVVSADELNDDEDYQDILEDMRTECGKFGSLVNVVIPRPSPNGESTPGVGKVFLEYADVDSASKARQSLNGRKFGGNQVVAVFYPENKFYEGDYDAARISLGKNVPMD; via the exons CATAGTTCTCGTGAGAATGAAAAAGATAGGGATTCATCAAGAAGCAGGGAAAAGGATAGGGTGAGAGGGCGTGATAAGGACCTGGACATGGATAGGGATAGAGGCAGAGACAGGGACAGGGGTAGGGACAGGGATAGAGAGAGGGAGAAGGACCGTGATCGTCATCACAGAGACCGCCATAGGGATCGGAGCGACAGAAGGGAGAAGGAGAGGACCAGAGATAGAGATGATGATGATCGTCACCGAACTCGAGATTATGACCA GCAAAGAGAACATGACAAAGATAGAGAGAGTCGGCATAGACACAGGTCTCGCTCAAGGGGTAGATCTGTGCACAGATCAAGGTCTCGATCGCGTTCTCGATCCAAGAG CAAAAGGATCAGTGGTTTTGATATGGCACCTCCTACCTCTGCAATGTTACCTGGCATTACGGCTGCTGCAG GTCAAGTTCCTGGGACCAACCCACCAATTCCTGGAATGTTTCCTAACATGTTTCCTTTAGCATCGGGCCAG TTTGGAGCTCTTCCTGTTATGCCGATCCAGGCAATGACACAGCAG GCTACCAGGCATGCTCGGCGAGTTTATGTTGGTGGACTTCCGGCTCATGCAAATGAACAG TCTGTTGCGACCTTCTTTAGTCATGTTATGTCTGCAATTGGAGGAAACACAGCTGGTCCAG GGGATGCTGTTGTCAATGTCTATATAAACTATGAAAAGAAGTTTGCTTTTGTTGAAATGAGATCAGTAGAGGAAGCTAGTAATGCCATGGCATTGGATGGCATTATATTTGAG GGCGCACCCTGTAAGGTCAGAAGACCGAGTGATTACAATCCTTCTCTGGCTGCTACTCTTGGTCCTAGCCAACCAAACCCAAACCTCAACCTGGCAGCTGTTGGATTGAGCCCAGGTTCTGCTGGAGGGCTGGAAGGCCCTGATCGTATTTTTGTTGGTGGTTTGCCCTACTATTTCACAGAAGCACAGATTAGAGAGCTGTTAGAGTCTTTTGGTCCACTTAGAGGAtttgatttggtcaaagataGAGAAACTGGGAACTCAAAAGGCTATGCCTTCTGTGTCTATCAGGATGTCTCTGTTACTGATATTGCTTGTGCAGCTCTTAATGGGATTAAGATGGGTGATAAAACCCTTACTGTTAGGCGTGCTAACCAGGGTACAACACAACCTAAACCCGAGCAAGAGAGTGTATTGTTGCATGCACAACAGCAGATAGCTTTGCAG AGACTCATGTTACAACCTGCTACATTAGCCACAAAGGTCCTGAGCTTAACAGAAGTCGTTAGTGCAGATGAGCTCAATGACGATGAGGACTATCAAGATATTTTGGAAGACATGAGAACTGAATGTGGGAAATTTG GATCTCTGGTGAATGTTGTTATTCCACGTCCAAGTCCTAATGGCGAGTCCACACCAGGGGTTGGAAAG GTATTTTTGGAGTATGCGGATGTCGACAGTGCCAGCAAAGCTAGGCAAAGTTTGAATGGAAGAAAATTTGGTGGCAACCAAGTTGTTGCTGTCTTCTATCCAGAAAACAAGTTCTACGAGGGGGACTATGATG CGGCTAGAATCAGTCTTGGAAAGAATGTTCCAATGGATTAG